A DNA window from Bubalus bubalis isolate 160015118507 breed Murrah chromosome 20, NDDB_SH_1, whole genome shotgun sequence contains the following coding sequences:
- the LOC102408036 gene encoding myeloid-associated differentiation marker-like has translation MIMTSLTIRLTMSSSSGLASATIMGYFLRLLQLLSTCLAFSLVATTGTWRETIGNWSMFIWCFCFVVTLLTFIVELCGLQFLWPFPWDDFLINYASYSTLLCLSASIIYPTTYLQIVPRGSSWNHAIAATAFSCLASVTYATEVAWIYAWPSHITCYVLPMPGLLKGLENFVACVIFGFISNTSLYLHQPALVWCVAAYSICLFLGAVALLLYLRGYSNKLPVCFPIFLLGLALFSISLYASALILWLLYQFDKNFGGQPQRSSDVTCRHHHLVCIWDQRLVVAILTAINLLIYVADLVYWACWVFVRD, from the coding sequence ATGATAATGACCAGCCTGACCATCAGGCTCACCATGAGCTCGTCCTCTGGCCTGGCCTCTGCAACCATCATGGGCTACTTCCTCCGCCTGCTGCAGCTGCTCTCCACCTGCCTGGCCTTCTCGCTGGTGGCTACCACTGGCACTTGGAGGGAGACCATAGGTAACTGGTCCATGTTCATCTGGTGCTTCTGCTTCGTTGTGACCCTCCTTACTTTCATAGTCGAGTTATGTGGGCTCCAGTTCCTCTGGCCCTTTCCCTGGGATGACTTTCTCATCAACTATGCCTCCTACTCCACCCTCCTCTGCCTCTCGGCCTCCATTATTTACCCCACCACGTACCTCCAGATCGTCCCTCGTGGCAGCTCCTGGAACCACGCCATTGCTGCTACTGCCTTCTCCTGCCTCGCTTCTGTGACTTATGCCACTGAAGTAGCCTGGATCTATGCCTGGCCCAGCCACATCACCTGCTATGTGCTCCCCATGCCAGGACTGCTCAAGGGGCTAGAGAACTTCGTGGCCTGTGTCATCTTTGGCTTCATCAGCAATACCTCCCTGTACCTGCACCAGCCGGCCCTGGTGTGGTGTGTGGCCGCGTACTCCATCTGCCTCTTCCTGGGGGCCGTGGCCCTCCTGCTGTATCTGAGAGGCTATAGCAACAAGTTGCCCGTTTGCTTCCCCATTTTCCTGTTGGGGTTGGCCCTGTTCTCCATCTCCCTCTACGCCAGCGCTCTGATCCTATGGCTGCTCTACCAGTTCGACAAGAATTTTGGTGGCCAGCCCCAGCGGTCCAGTGATGTGACCTGCCGCCATCACCACTTGGTGTGCATCTGGGACCAAAGACTGGTTGTAGCCATCTTGACAGCGATCAACCTGCTGATTTACGTGGCTGACCTGGTGTACTGGgcctgctgggtctttgttaggGACTGA
- the LOC112580901 gene encoding myeloid-associated differentiation marker-like: MSTTSSSPGLCSWTVMGCSVRLLQLLSTGVASSLVASMGTQRVGVDNWFMFFWCFCYVVTLLIIIVEYSNLRSHFSSHWYNFPINYACYAALFCFSTSIISATTYVPFLPQGPTRNHAITATAFSCIAAAAYGTEFVWTWVGHRPRRIITYVHTLHGLLKLLENFVACIIFAFISNTSLYQHQPALVWCVAVYSTCFILGTLAILLGLLYCDNWLPIRFPVSQLGLTLFSILLYISALVLWLLYQFNEELGGQSQRSSDTTCRDEFTTYVCNWDQRLAVAILTAINLLLYVADLVIASCLVSDRLHPRAPDALYLWRYYVV; encoded by the coding sequence ATGTCCACCACTTCGTCATCCCCAGGCCTTTGCTCCTGGACTGTCATGGGCTGCTCCGTCCGCCTGCTGCAGCTGCTCTCCACTGGCGTGGCCTCCTCCCTGGTGGCCAGCATGGGCACTCAGCGGGTGGGCGTAGATAACTGGTTCATGTTCTTCTGGTGCTTCTGCTACGTTGTGACCCTCCTCATCATCATTGTGGAATACAGTAACCTCCGGTCCCACTTTTCCTCCCACTGGTACAACTTCCCCATCAACTACGCCTGCTATGCCGCCCTCTTCTGCTTCTCAACCTCCATCATCTCTGCCACTACTTATGTCCCGTTCTTGCCTCAGGGCCCCACCCGGAACCACGCCATCACGGCCACAGCATTTTCTTGCATCGCTGCTGCAGCTTACGGGACCGAATTTGTCTGGACCTGGGTGGGTCACCGGCCCAGAAGGATCATCACCTACGTGCATACGCTGCATGGCCTGCTCAAGCTGCTGGAGAACTTTGTGGCTTGCATCATCTTCGCCTTCATCAGCAACACCTCCCTGTACCAGCACCAGCCGGCCCTGGTGTGGTGCGTGGCTGTGTACTCCACCTGTTTCATCCTGGGGACCCTGGCCATCCTGCTGGGCTTGCTCTACTGTGACAACTGGCTGCCCATCCGCTTCCCCGTTTCCCAGCTTGGGCTGACCCTGTTTTCCATCCTCCTCTACATCAGCGCTCTGGTCCTCTGGCTGCTCTATCAGTTCAATGAGGAGCTGGGCGGCCAGTCCCAGCGATCCAGTGATACGACCTGCAGAGATGAGTTCACTACTTACGTGTGCAACTGGGACCAGCGACTGGCTGTGGCCATCCTGACAGCCATCAACTTGCTGCTTTATGTGGCTGACCTGGTGATCGCGAGCTGCCTGGTCAGTGACAGGCTCCACCCACGGGCTCCAGATGCCCTCTACTTATGGAGATATTATGTCGTCTGA